Proteins encoded in a region of the Botrytis cinerea B05.10 chromosome 11, complete sequence genome:
- the Bccmd1 gene encoding Bccmd1 — MSELKNAAGLSNEEIQAYRDAFSIFDKDGDGTISTAELAEAMKSLGQNPSDAEIQDMINEVDVDQSGTVDFDEFLKMMTAETKGVDFEQEMRSAFQVFDVDGSGTISPEEIYKLMASLGENLSEEEIKSMVKEVDKNGDGSIDYEEFVSFIRDNK, encoded by the exons ATGTCCGAGTTAAAAAATGCCGCA GGTCTCAGCAATGAGGAAATTCAAGCATACAGAGATGCTTTCTCCATTTTC GATAAAGACGGTGATG GAACCATATCCACCGCCGAGCTCGCAGAAGCCATGAAATCTTTGGGACAAAACCCATCTGATGCGGAAATCCAAGACATGATTAATGAGGTTGATGTTGATCAGTCTGGAACAGtcgattttgatg AATTCCTCAAGATGATGACTGCCGAAACAAAGGGTGTTGACTTTGAACAAGAAATGCGCAGCGCTTTCCAAGTATTCGATGTTGATGGAAGTGGCACAATTTCCCCAGAAGAAATCTACAAGTTGATGGCATCTTTAGGAGAGAATTTGTCAGAGGAGGAGATTAAGAGCATGGTGAAGGAGGTTGACAAGAACGGTGACGGAAGCATAGATT ATGAGGAGTTCGTTTCATTCATTCGCGACAACAAATAA
- the Bcrib5 gene encoding Bcrib5, which translates to MFTGLVEIKGVVSDIKLDSQYGATLTISNASSILGDCGLGDSIAVNGICLTVTSFTEDSFTVGCAPETLRRTNVGSLQVNSEVNLERAVSANTRMGGHFVQGHVDTVAELVKREEDGEALTLRLKPRDKQVMRYIVEKGYVTLDGASLTITKVDEEWFEIMLIAYTQTKIVTALKKEGEYINVEVDQIGKYVERAVEGYFAQGTGGDIAILEKMVERIVEAKLAKLPGN; encoded by the exons ATGTTTACAGGTCTTGTTGAGATAAAAGGAG TTGTCTCCGACATCAAACTCGACAGTCAATATGGTGCCACTCTCACCATCAGCAACGCCTCCTCCATTCTCGGAGACTGCGGACTCGGCGATAGCATTGCTGTAAACGGTATCTGCCTCACAGTCACTTCCTTCACGGAGGACAGTTTCACAGTTGGTTGCGCACCAGAAACTCTTCGTCGTACAAATGTCGGTTCTCTACAAGTCAATTCCGAAGTCAATCTCGAACGCGCCGTTTCTGCGAACACACGGATGGGAGGACATTTCGTACAAGGACACGTGGATACTGTCGCAGAGTTGgtcaagagagaagaggatggagaggcTTTGACCTTGAGATTGAAGCCGAGGGACAAACAAGTGATGAGATATATCGTAGAGAAGGGATATGTCACGCTTGACGGAGCCAGCTTGACGATTACCAAGGTTGATGAAGAGTGGTTCGAGATTATGTTGATCGCATATACGCAAACGAAAATAGTCACAGCTCTCAAGAAAGAGGGGGAATATATCAATGTCGAGGTGGATCAAATTGGCAAATACGTTGAGAGGGCTGTTGAGGGTTATTTCGCCCAAGGCACTGGTGGAGATATTGCCATCTTGGAAAAAATGGTGGAGCGTATTGTGGAAGCAAAGCTGGCAAAGCTTCCAGGAAACTAA